The sequence GTCTACGCCGCCATCCGGCCCCGGGCCGTGGCCCTCCACCGGCAGCGGCCCGACGGGAGCCCCCGCAACGTGTGGGAGGCGACGGTGGCCGGGATCGAGGTGGTGGGCGACCGGGTCCGGGTCCAGGCGGCCGGGTCCGTCCCCCTCACCGCCGAGATCACGCCAGCCGCCCTGGCCGAGCTGGCCCTGGGCCCCGGAGACCGGGTGTGGGCCTCGGTCAAGGCCACCGAGGTCGACGTCTACCCCCGCTGACCCAGCCGGGCCGAGCCCCCGACCGAGCCCCGGCCGGGCGCGGGGCCGCCCCGGCGCGCCGTGGGGGGCGCACCGGGGCGGCGAACGGGGGGCGGGACGGCGGTCAGGCCGTGGTCGGCGGGGCGGTGCCGTCCTCGCCGCTGTCGGGCGCGGTGCCCTCCTCGGGGGCGTCACCACCGCGGCTCCGGGGGCCGGCGCCGCCCCCCGGGCCCCCGGGGCCCCGGCCGCCGGGACCGGTGGCCAGCTCGCCCGCCCGGATCCGCTCGGCGGCGACGGACCCGTCGTCACCGGCCTGGCCCCGCACGCCGACCTCGTCGCCGACGGCCAGGTCGGCCACCGCGATCTCCGTGACCACCACCACCTCGGTCTCGTCGCTGGTGGTGACGGTGACGGCCTCGCCGTCGGGACCGGCCACGGTCAGGGTGGTGCCGTCGATGGCCTCGACGGTGCCGGCCACCCCACCCCGGCGGTGCGCTCCCTCGGGCCGCTCCGGGGCGCCCTCGGGCCGCTCGGGGGCGTCCTCGCCGTCACCGGCCGGCACCTCGGCCAGGTGGCGGGCGGCGATGCTGCCGTCCTCGCCGCGGGCCCCCATGGCCCGGACGGTGTCGCCCACCGCCACGTCGGCCAGGGAGCCGGCGACGGACTCGGTGACCACGGTGTCGTCGGTGGTGGTGACGGTCACGCTGGTGCCGTCCGGGTCCTCGACGGTGAGGGTGGCGCCGTCGACGGCGGTGATGGTGCCCCGGGTGCCGGGGCCCCGCTGGCCCGGGGCGCAGCCGGCGGTGCCGGTGCCGGCGTCACCCTGCTCGCCCTCCTGGGCGGCGACGGTCGGGGGGCCCGAATCGGAGCGAGCGGCGCCGGCGGCGGCCGCCCCTCCGCCCAGGAGGGCCAGGGCCGCGGCCCCGGCGCCCACCCACATCCACGGGCGCCGGCGGGGGGCCGGTGCCGGTGGGCCGAACCCGGCGGGCTGGTCGGGGGAGGTCTGGTGGTCGTTCACGGCGTGCTCCTGTCGCGTGGTGGGGTGATGGAGCGCATCGTGTGCGACGAACCTGGGAGGCCCCTGGGAGCCACCTCCGACCTCCCCCCGAAGATCGGCGGGGCTAGAGCCAGCCGGCGCGACGGAAGTAGGCGATGAGCGAGCCCGACACCGCGGCCATGAGGCCCAGGGCCAGCGGGTAGCCGGCCCGCCAGTCGAGCTCGGGCATGTGGGTGAAGTTCATGCCCCACACCCCGGCCAGCAGGGTGGGCACGGCGATCACCGCGGCCCAGGCCGAGATCCGGCGCATGTCCTCGTTCTGGTGCACGCTCTGCTGGGCCAGGTTGGCGTTGAGGGCGTCGGTCAGCAGCTCCCGAGCCACCTCGACCCGGCCCATCACCCGGTGGGCGTGGTCGGACACGTCACGGAAGTAGTCCTCCAGGTCGTGGGGCACGACGTTGGCGTCGGGCTCGCACAGGTCCTCCAGCACGTCACCCACGGGGACGACGTTGCGCCGCAGCTCCAGCACCTGGCGCTTCAGGTTGTAGACCCGGGGCGCCTGGTTGCTGCGATCGGCGCTGAACACCGCCTCCTCGGCCTCGTCGACGTCGGCCTCCAGCTCCCCGACCACGGGGGCGTAGTCGTCGACGACCTGGTCGGCGATGCCGTACAGCACGGCCATCGGGCCCAGGCGCAGCAGCTGGCGGTTGCGCTCCATCCGGGCCCGCACCGAGCCCAGGGCGGTGGCCGTCCCGTGGCGCACGGTGATCACGAACCGGTGGCCCACGATGACCTGCAGCTCCCCGATCTCCACCTGGTCGGGCTGGTGGTAGCGGGCCGTCTTGAACACGAACAGGGAGGCCTCGTCGAAGCTGTCCCACTTGGCCCGCTGGTGGGCCTTGCGCACGTCCTCCAGCAGCAGCTCGTGGAGGCCGCACTCGGCGCTGACCTCGTCGATCTCGGCGTCGGTGGGGTCGTGCAGGCCGATCCAGGTGAAGGACGCCTCGTCGTCACCGGTGGCGGTGGCGCCCTGGATGGTGGCGGGACGCTCGACCCGGGCCCCGTCCCGGTACACGGCGCAGTCGACGATCACCGCTGCAGTCTGCCCCTGGGGTCACGGCCCGGGGAGGATGGCGGGCCGGGGCGGGCGGGAGGGCCGCTCGCTACCCTCGGCGCCGATGACCGACGACCCGTCCTCGCTCGTGACCGACCGCCTGGGCCGCCTGCTGGACGAGGGCGACCGCTCCGACCCCGTGGCCTTCCGGGGCCTCCAGTACGACCTGGGCCTGGCCTGGGTCCACTTCCCCGAGGGGTGGGGCGGCCTGGGCCTCGCCCCCACCCACCAGAGGGCGGTGGACGCCGCCCTGCGCCAGGCCGGCGCCCCCGGGCCCGGCACCCCGCACTTCTTCGGGCTGACCATGGCCGGGCCCACCGTGGTCACCCACGGCTCCGACGAGCTCCGGGCCCGCCTGCTGCGCCCGATGTTCACCGGCGAGGAGGCGTGGTGCCAGCTCTTCAGCGAGCCCGGCGCCGGCTCGGACCTGGCCGGCC comes from Acidimicrobiales bacterium and encodes:
- a CDS encoding DUF5666 domain-containing protein, which encodes MNDHQTSPDQPAGFGPPAPAPRRRPWMWVGAGAAALALLGGGAAAAGAARSDSGPPTVAAQEGEQGDAGTGTAGCAPGQRGPGTRGTITAVDGATLTVEDPDGTSVTVTTTDDTVVTESVAGSLADVAVGDTVRAMGARGEDGSIAARHLAEVPAGDGEDAPERPEGAPERPEGAHRRGGVAGTVEAIDGTTLTVAGPDGEAVTVTTSDETEVVVVTEIAVADLAVGDEVGVRGQAGDDGSVAAERIRAGELATGPGGRGPGGPGGGAGPRSRGGDAPEEGTAPDSGEDGTAPPTTA
- the corA gene encoding magnesium/cobalt transporter CorA — translated: MIVDCAVYRDGARVERPATIQGATATGDDEASFTWIGLHDPTDAEIDEVSAECGLHELLLEDVRKAHQRAKWDSFDEASLFVFKTARYHQPDQVEIGELQVIVGHRFVITVRHGTATALGSVRARMERNRQLLRLGPMAVLYGIADQVVDDYAPVVGELEADVDEAEEAVFSADRSNQAPRVYNLKRQVLELRRNVVPVGDVLEDLCEPDANVVPHDLEDYFRDVSDHAHRVMGRVEVARELLTDALNANLAQQSVHQNEDMRRISAWAAVIAVPTLLAGVWGMNFTHMPELDWRAGYPLALGLMAAVSGSLIAYFRRAGWL